One stretch of Saccharopolyspora erythraea DNA includes these proteins:
- a CDS encoding ABC transporter permease — protein MVALRTRLPRSATARVGLAVVGVHILLAVVAPLLAPYSPVANDPAQALLGASWQHWAGTDQYGRDVLSRVLHGGRYALTVSFLATVCTVGLGTLIGSFVALRGGWLDNVVMRVLDAVLSVPPILALLVIVTVFGTGPGVIVLAVTVVYTPAVVRVVRAAAQSVVPADYVTAARARGERTMPILVREIFPNIIDVVCVEFAMRASWAVLLISSLSFLGFGVNPPAPDWGLMVAENRTAITVVPLASLAPIVALATLVVGLNLAADGLSKAWGVDRIRKGAA, from the coding sequence ATGGTGGCGTTGCGAACTCGGCTGCCGCGGTCGGCGACCGCGCGGGTCGGGCTGGCCGTCGTGGGGGTGCACATCCTGCTTGCGGTCGTGGCCCCGCTGCTCGCGCCGTACTCGCCGGTCGCCAACGATCCGGCGCAGGCGCTGCTGGGAGCGAGCTGGCAGCACTGGGCGGGCACCGACCAGTACGGGCGGGACGTGCTGTCCCGCGTCCTGCACGGCGGCCGCTACGCGCTGACGGTGTCGTTCCTGGCGACGGTGTGCACCGTGGGGCTCGGCACGCTGATCGGGTCGTTCGTGGCACTGCGCGGCGGGTGGCTGGACAACGTGGTGATGCGGGTCCTGGACGCGGTGCTGTCGGTACCGCCGATCCTGGCCCTGTTGGTGATCGTCACCGTGTTCGGTACCGGTCCGGGCGTGATCGTGCTGGCCGTGACGGTCGTCTACACCCCGGCGGTGGTGCGGGTGGTCCGCGCCGCCGCACAGAGCGTGGTGCCCGCCGACTACGTCACGGCGGCGCGGGCGCGCGGTGAGCGGACCATGCCGATCCTGGTGCGCGAGATCTTCCCGAACATCATCGACGTGGTGTGCGTGGAGTTCGCGATGCGCGCGTCGTGGGCGGTGCTGCTGATCAGCTCGTTGTCGTTCCTCGGGTTCGGGGTGAACCCGCCCGCGCCGGACTGGGGGCTCATGGTGGCGGAGAACCGCACGGCCATCACCGTCGTGCCGCTGGCCAGCCTCGCCCCGATCGTCGCGCTGGCGACCCTGGTGGTGGGCCTGAACCTGGCCGCCGACGGGCTGTCGAAGGCGTGGGGCGTGGACCGGATCCGGAAGGGGGCGGCATGA
- a CDS encoding ABC transporter permease gives MLTFVLSRLGSAVLTIVLSSLMVFFAVQALPGDVASQVLGRDATPEAVAAMREQLHLDQPAWQRYLSWVGSALHGDFGTSLVSGDPVAADLGLHLRNTALIAVVTIVVAITVSLALGVIAGLYRDRWPDLAISWLSLIGMSIPEFVVATLLVLVFSVTVPLLPAVVLDGPNATVADLLPAIWLPAAALGVVMAAYIVRMARTSVIDVMATDFVTTATLKGLGRWRVVTRHALPSALLPTLNVIAMNIAWLVGGVVVVENVFNYPGAGKLMLESVYSRDLPMLQAIALLGACVYVVCNLAADLAAMALNPKLRTRGGRA, from the coding sequence ATGCTGACCTTCGTGCTGAGTCGGCTGGGGTCGGCGGTGCTGACCATCGTGCTGTCCTCGCTGATGGTGTTCTTCGCGGTGCAGGCCCTGCCGGGCGACGTGGCCAGCCAGGTACTGGGCCGCGACGCCACGCCGGAGGCGGTCGCGGCGATGCGCGAGCAGCTGCACCTGGACCAACCGGCGTGGCAGCGCTACCTGTCCTGGGTCGGTTCCGCGCTGCACGGCGACTTCGGCACGTCCCTGGTCTCCGGAGACCCCGTGGCCGCGGATCTGGGGCTGCACCTGCGCAACACCGCGCTCATCGCGGTCGTGACCATCGTCGTGGCGATCACGGTGTCGCTGGCGCTGGGCGTCATCGCCGGGTTGTACCGGGACCGGTGGCCGGACCTGGCGATCTCGTGGCTGAGCCTGATCGGCATGAGCATCCCGGAGTTCGTCGTGGCCACCCTGCTGGTCCTGGTGTTCTCGGTGACCGTGCCGCTGCTGCCGGCCGTCGTGCTCGACGGCCCGAACGCGACCGTCGCCGACCTGCTGCCCGCGATCTGGCTGCCCGCCGCCGCGCTGGGCGTGGTGATGGCGGCCTACATCGTGCGGATGGCGCGGACCAGCGTGATCGACGTGATGGCCACCGACTTCGTCACGACCGCGACGCTCAAGGGGCTCGGGCGCTGGCGGGTGGTCACCCGCCACGCCCTGCCCAGCGCGCTGCTGCCGACGCTGAACGTGATCGCGATGAACATCGCCTGGCTCGTCGGCGGGGTCGTGGTGGTGGAGAACGTCTTCAACTACCCGGGGGCGGGGAAGCTGATGCTGGAGTCCGTCTACAGCCGCGACCTGCCGATGCTGCAGGCGATCGCGCTGCTCGGCGCGTGCGTGTACGTGGTGTGCAACCTCGCCGCAGACTTGGCCGCGATGGCGTTGAACCCCAAGCTGCGGACCAGGGGAGGGAGGGCGTGA
- a CDS encoding ABC transporter substrate-binding protein, with protein MDEQHRGTGPGRMRRRTLLAAGLGLAGTSALTSGCGGAGAAPLPVGAATGTPRAGGVLRIARPPASQAETLDPASSLSAYEYLGALYNRVVRLGRDGEVVPDLAESWESDALGLRWRFRLRRDVHFHDGKPFTAADVVHTVRRILDPAMSSPQEGVLSPLLDPAGITAPDEHTVEFALKSPNAEFPSLLTAYQCYVVSEGSGATIGETGVGTGPFRLESFTAAGRGRVVANRDHFAGAPVLSAIEYFSIADMQARANALLAGQVHLLSQTNLDFATARVINASPRTTIARSPNSQWYGLPMLCTAPPFTDPLVREAFKLAYDQESVFGVAIQRAGSPGNDNPVPPGNPMWTDYRVPHDPDRARALLKQAGQENLALDVYTSAYDPVFTPMALAFAESAAAAGIRLRVRNASADSYYSQIWMRQPLCATYWYTGRPIDQLLNQIFRSGSSYNETSWADSAFDAMLDAARREMDEGRRRVLYQDAQRYLVDNSGSITPMFADRLVGISRDVVNYSEYGFEFDHLNIGLRRQP; from the coding sequence CGCCGAGAGCCGGCGGCGTGCTGCGCATCGCGCGACCGCCCGCGTCGCAGGCCGAGACTCTAGATCCGGCCAGCTCCCTCTCGGCGTACGAGTACCTGGGCGCGCTGTACAACCGGGTGGTCCGGCTCGGCCGCGACGGCGAGGTCGTGCCGGATCTGGCCGAGTCGTGGGAGTCCGATGCGCTCGGCCTCCGGTGGCGCTTCCGGCTGCGCCGGGACGTGCACTTCCACGACGGGAAACCGTTCACCGCGGCCGACGTCGTGCACACGGTCCGGCGCATCCTCGACCCGGCGATGTCCTCGCCGCAGGAGGGCGTGCTGTCGCCGCTGCTCGATCCCGCCGGGATCACCGCGCCCGACGAGCACACGGTGGAGTTCGCGCTGAAGTCGCCGAACGCGGAGTTCCCCAGTCTGCTCACCGCCTACCAGTGCTATGTGGTGTCTGAAGGCAGCGGCGCGACCATCGGCGAGACCGGGGTCGGCACCGGTCCGTTCCGACTGGAGTCCTTCACCGCGGCCGGTCGCGGGCGGGTGGTGGCCAACCGCGACCACTTCGCCGGGGCACCGGTGCTGTCGGCCATCGAGTACTTCTCCATCGCCGACATGCAGGCCAGGGCGAACGCCTTGCTGGCAGGGCAGGTCCACCTGCTGTCGCAGACCAACCTCGACTTCGCGACCGCGCGGGTGATCAACGCCTCGCCGCGCACCACGATCGCCCGGTCGCCGAACTCCCAGTGGTACGGACTCCCGATGCTGTGCACGGCGCCGCCGTTCACCGATCCGCTGGTGCGCGAGGCATTCAAGCTCGCCTACGACCAGGAGTCGGTGTTCGGCGTGGCGATCCAGCGGGCGGGTTCGCCGGGCAACGACAACCCGGTGCCGCCGGGGAATCCGATGTGGACCGACTACCGGGTGCCCCACGATCCCGACCGGGCGCGGGCGCTGCTCAAGCAGGCCGGTCAGGAGAACCTCGCGCTCGACGTGTACACCTCGGCCTACGACCCGGTGTTCACGCCGATGGCGCTGGCCTTCGCCGAGTCCGCCGCGGCAGCGGGCATCCGGTTGCGGGTGCGCAACGCGTCGGCGGACTCGTACTACTCGCAGATCTGGATGCGGCAGCCGCTGTGCGCCACCTACTGGTACACCGGCCGGCCGATCGACCAGCTGCTCAACCAGATCTTCCGCAGCGGGTCGTCCTACAACGAGACGAGCTGGGCGGATTCCGCTTTCGACGCGATGCTCGACGCCGCCCGCCGGGAGATGGACGAGGGCCGCCGCCGGGTGCTGTACCAGGACGCCCAGCGCTACCTGGTGGACAACAGCGGTTCGATCACCCCGATGTTCGCCGACAGGCTGGTCGGGATCTCGCGCGACGTCGTGAACTACTCGGAGTACGGATTCGAGTTCGACCACCTCAACATCGGCCTTCGGAGGCAGCCGTGA